One genomic region from Pseudoalteromonas rubra encodes:
- the pepQ gene encoding Xaa-Pro dipeptidase gives MEQLANLYAEHIATLQQRTKTIIERENLDGLVIHSGQAKRQFLDDMYYPFKVNPQFKAWLPVIDNPHCWLVVNGTDKPKLIFYRPVDFWHKVPDEPNDYWADYFDIQLLIQPDQVEQYLPYDKANLAYIGEYLEVAQALGFTQVNPEPVMNYLHFHRAYKTHYELTCLREANRLAVLGHKAARDAFYAKESEYGIQQAYLQATEHMENDTPYGNIVALNENCAILHYTHFERRAPQQHLSFLIDAGANFNGYASDITRTYDFARQGEFSDLIQVMNTHQIELGQGLQPGKLYGELHLDCHKRIAQVLVDFDLVRGLSVDGILAQGITSTFFPHGLGHHLGLQVHDMGGFMADELGTHQAPPEGHPFLRCTRKIEAGQVFTIEPGLYFIDSLLGDLAQTDNKQYINWDKVDAFKPYGGIRIEDNIIVHDDRLENMTRDLALD, from the coding sequence ATGGAACAATTAGCAAATTTGTATGCCGAGCATATCGCAACGCTGCAACAGCGTACGAAGACCATAATTGAACGTGAGAATCTGGATGGGCTCGTTATCCACTCCGGACAGGCCAAGCGTCAGTTTCTGGATGACATGTATTATCCGTTCAAGGTGAACCCGCAATTCAAGGCGTGGTTACCGGTCATCGATAATCCGCACTGTTGGCTGGTCGTGAATGGCACTGATAAGCCTAAATTGATTTTCTATCGCCCAGTGGATTTCTGGCACAAAGTACCGGATGAGCCCAATGACTATTGGGCTGACTATTTTGACATTCAACTGCTGATTCAGCCCGATCAGGTTGAACAATACTTACCGTACGACAAAGCAAACCTGGCTTATATTGGTGAGTATCTTGAGGTGGCACAGGCACTTGGATTTACGCAGGTGAACCCGGAGCCGGTGATGAACTATTTGCACTTCCACCGCGCTTACAAGACCCACTATGAACTTACTTGTTTACGCGAAGCAAATCGCCTGGCAGTGCTGGGCCACAAAGCCGCGCGCGATGCCTTTTATGCCAAAGAGTCGGAGTACGGTATTCAGCAGGCCTATTTGCAAGCCACTGAGCACATGGAAAATGACACGCCGTATGGCAATATTGTGGCGTTAAACGAAAATTGTGCGATCCTGCATTACACGCATTTTGAGCGTCGTGCGCCGCAGCAGCACTTATCCTTCCTGATTGATGCTGGGGCTAACTTCAATGGTTACGCATCCGATATTACGCGTACTTATGATTTTGCGCGTCAGGGAGAATTTTCTGATCTTATCCAGGTGATGAATACTCATCAGATTGAATTAGGTCAGGGATTACAACCGGGTAAGCTATACGGCGAGTTGCACCTGGACTGCCACAAGCGCATTGCTCAGGTGCTGGTGGATTTTGATCTGGTGCGTGGTCTGAGCGTTGATGGGATCCTGGCGCAGGGCATTACATCGACGTTCTTCCCGCATGGTCTGGGCCACCACCTGGGCTTGCAGGTCCATGACATGGGCGGTTTTATGGCGGATGAGCTGGGGACGCATCAGGCACCACCTGAAGGCCATCCGTTCTTGCGCTGTACGCGTAAGATTGAAGCTGGTCAGGTATTTACCATTGAACCTGGTTTGTATTTTATTGATTCTCTTTTGGGTGATCTGGCGCAAACGGACAACAAACAGTACATTAACTGGGATAAAGTGGACGCATTCAAGCCATACGGCGGGATCCGCATTGAAGATAATATCATTGTCCATGATGACCGCCTGGAGAATATGACCCGGGATCTGGCGCTGGATTAA
- a CDS encoding transglycosylase SLT domain-containing protein, translating to MKLWFSRFAVTCLAVCSGAWSHLGQAADPHQAFKDAERVAWSGNYRAFKKSLAELDHPLKPYVEATFYKRHPKLKYQDEIGRFLSIYDHTPLDWMVRKSWLNYLKRRNKKALFIEHYQDTTNAELKCTYLQFQLDLGAPEKAILDQVEPLWVVGKSQPKACDKLFSRWQKAGYRTQALVWQRITHAAQGGQASLLKYLKTLLPRKEAYLADLYLSVRRDPSASAGLYRYKQRSAKEAEIAVYGVRRLIWRDPKLALRAWDKLQGMFTFTQAQQDSVAYRFALALASKGHEQAKFWLNKVPQELQDKKLRQWMMSNMLKEQDWEGIAVLFTGMENLSHGQTYWLGYSYAKRNQMEKAQALWRQIASKRDYYGFLAAARLDLPAQLNAEPLNVPPSIVAKVSQAPGFKRAKALYELERFTAARREWNYLTNTSSTAEKLAASVLAAELDWYDSTIYTLAQIKAWNYVDLRFPMAFDDLFVRYSERNKVDLAWSFAIARRESSFAPDARSHADAYGLMQLLPSTAKYVAKSRVSTRQLMKPATNIRLGTDYLDYLKGKNKGNEILATASYNAGFHRVKRWIPREAMPAELWIELIPYRETRDYVKNVMAYRQVYHTKLGREGNILAGILDMQIGGK from the coding sequence ATGAAATTATGGTTTAGTCGTTTTGCTGTCACGTGCCTTGCAGTGTGCAGCGGGGCCTGGAGCCACCTGGGACAAGCTGCGGATCCGCATCAGGCGTTCAAAGACGCAGAGCGGGTGGCGTGGAGTGGCAATTATCGGGCCTTTAAAAAGTCGCTTGCCGAGCTCGATCATCCCCTTAAGCCATATGTTGAGGCAACCTTCTATAAACGCCATCCAAAACTCAAATATCAGGACGAGATAGGGCGCTTTTTGTCAATTTATGATCATACGCCACTGGACTGGATGGTACGAAAGAGCTGGTTGAATTATCTCAAGCGTCGCAATAAAAAAGCCCTCTTTATAGAACATTATCAGGACACCACCAATGCGGAGCTGAAATGTACCTACTTACAGTTCCAGCTGGACCTGGGCGCGCCAGAAAAAGCCATTTTGGATCAGGTGGAGCCATTGTGGGTTGTCGGTAAGTCTCAACCTAAAGCTTGCGACAAATTGTTTAGCCGCTGGCAAAAAGCCGGGTATCGGACACAAGCGCTGGTGTGGCAAAGGATCACGCACGCCGCGCAGGGCGGTCAGGCGTCGCTACTCAAGTATTTAAAAACCTTGTTGCCCCGCAAAGAAGCCTACTTGGCAGATCTCTATCTTAGCGTACGGCGCGATCCCAGCGCATCTGCTGGTCTTTACCGATATAAGCAGCGCTCTGCCAAAGAAGCAGAGATAGCCGTTTATGGTGTCCGACGTTTGATCTGGCGCGATCCTAAGTTGGCATTACGCGCCTGGGATAAATTGCAGGGCATGTTTACCTTTACGCAGGCACAACAGGACAGTGTGGCATATCGGTTTGCCTTGGCGCTGGCGTCCAAAGGTCATGAGCAGGCTAAGTTCTGGCTCAACAAAGTGCCTCAGGAGTTACAGGATAAGAAACTGCGTCAGTGGATGATGAGTAATATGCTTAAAGAGCAGGATTGGGAAGGGATAGCCGTGCTGTTTACGGGCATGGAAAATCTCAGTCATGGTCAGACATATTGGCTGGGCTATAGCTATGCCAAACGCAATCAGATGGAGAAAGCGCAAGCCTTGTGGCGACAAATTGCATCGAAGCGTGATTATTATGGCTTTCTTGCTGCTGCGCGCTTGGATCTGCCTGCGCAACTCAATGCTGAGCCGCTGAATGTGCCGCCGAGCATTGTGGCCAAGGTATCACAAGCGCCCGGCTTTAAAAGGGCGAAAGCACTCTATGAGCTGGAGCGTTTTACCGCAGCGCGGCGCGAGTGGAACTATTTAACCAATACCTCCAGCACCGCAGAAAAACTGGCGGCGTCGGTACTGGCGGCTGAACTCGATTGGTATGACAGCACCATTTATACGCTGGCACAGATCAAAGCCTGGAACTATGTAGACTTACGTTTTCCAATGGCATTTGATGATCTGTTTGTTCGCTATAGCGAACGCAATAAGGTTGATTTGGCGTGGAGCTTTGCCATCGCACGTAGAGAAAGTTCATTCGCGCCCGATGCTCGCTCCCATGCAGATGCATACGGTTTGATGCAGCTACTGCCCAGCACCGCGAAGTATGTGGCTAAGTCACGGGTATCGACACGTCAATTAATGAAACCGGCGACCAACATTCGTCTGGGTACCGATTATCTCGATTACCTAAAAGGCAAGAATAAAGGCAATGAGATCCTGGCCACAGCCTCTTACAATGCCGGCTTTCATCGTGTGAAGCGCTGGATCCCGCGAGAGGCCATGCCTGCGGAGTTATGGATCGAATTGATCCCTTATCGGGAAACCCGTGACTATGTCAAAAATGTCATGGCGTATCGCCAGGTTTATCACACCAAGTTAGGTCGTGAGGGGAACATTCTGGCTGGCATTCTCGATATGCAGATTGGCGGTAAGTAA